A genomic region of Alicyclobacillus sp. SO9 contains the following coding sequences:
- a CDS encoding spore germination protein has product MRRKTTWLQFRSKSKRRSLRKQLQDISFWNVSDDPAEIPSELQESLALIQDEWAKCADVQYQHLHVQGVPVCLVFISNLIDQETAQRTLMEPLTRYEQGKVTLPALKDTLNALMTEETSQISAIHQAIAQGKVVALVDGQSGALLVDVNKFPARAIETSQNEPTIQGPQEAFIESLQTNLALVRKRLRTSKLKIETLPVGTKTNVQLALLYVEGIVKPGLVEEAHQRLQRIQIDGIISANEIREMIGDAPFSPFRLTEVTERPDRTVAGLLQGRICFLIDGTPTAISVPVVFVGGLISAEDYYGHFMTALPLRILRHAMYWSSLLLPSLYIALLSYNQDLVPTPLLISLEAQHGGIPFPTIVEAIGMQTTFEALREAGLRLPRAVGQSVSIVGTLIIGDAAVNASIVSPGMVIVVAAAGVASYTTPSQDLVNTNRILQYPFMIVASLLGLYGIVALGLVLVIHMVSLRSFGVPYMAPLAPFSWPEMRDTFIRAPWWAMNQRPQFYESVNSTRNRAPKPSPPSRDST; this is encoded by the coding sequence ATGAGAAGAAAAACCACTTGGTTACAGTTTCGTAGTAAATCCAAAAGACGATCGTTGAGAAAGCAGCTACAGGACATCTCGTTTTGGAATGTATCTGATGATCCGGCAGAGATTCCTTCTGAGTTGCAAGAGTCCTTGGCATTGATTCAAGACGAATGGGCAAAGTGTGCAGATGTGCAGTATCAGCACTTGCATGTTCAGGGAGTACCTGTGTGTCTGGTGTTTATCAGCAACTTAATCGATCAGGAGACTGCTCAGCGCACTCTGATGGAACCCTTAACACGATATGAACAAGGCAAAGTTACCTTACCTGCATTGAAGGACACCTTGAACGCCCTGATGACGGAAGAGACCTCTCAAATCTCTGCGATTCATCAGGCCATTGCCCAGGGAAAAGTCGTGGCTTTGGTGGATGGGCAATCGGGAGCCTTGCTGGTGGATGTCAACAAATTCCCCGCACGTGCAATTGAGACTTCTCAAAACGAACCCACCATCCAGGGACCCCAGGAGGCATTTATTGAAAGCTTGCAAACGAACTTGGCGCTCGTTCGCAAACGTCTGCGGACTTCGAAACTCAAAATTGAAACCCTGCCGGTGGGGACAAAAACCAATGTACAGTTGGCGTTGCTGTACGTGGAGGGCATTGTCAAACCCGGCCTCGTTGAGGAAGCCCATCAGCGTCTACAGCGGATTCAAATCGATGGTATCATCTCCGCCAATGAAATTCGGGAAATGATTGGTGATGCACCGTTTTCACCCTTTCGATTGACGGAGGTTACAGAACGGCCGGACCGTACGGTAGCGGGGTTGTTACAGGGGAGAATTTGTTTTTTGATCGATGGAACGCCCACGGCTATCTCGGTACCCGTGGTTTTTGTAGGTGGGTTGATTTCTGCAGAAGACTATTACGGACACTTCATGACGGCCCTGCCTCTACGGATTCTTCGTCATGCCATGTACTGGTCATCTTTGTTGCTTCCGTCACTCTATATAGCATTACTTTCGTATAATCAAGACCTCGTTCCAACTCCGTTGCTCATTAGTTTGGAGGCCCAGCACGGAGGAATTCCTTTCCCGACCATCGTCGAGGCGATAGGCATGCAAACTACCTTTGAGGCTCTCCGGGAAGCGGGTCTACGTCTGCCGCGAGCGGTCGGACAATCTGTGAGTATCGTTGGCACGCTCATTATCGGGGATGCGGCAGTCAATGCGAGTATTGTTTCTCCTGGCATGGTGATTGTTGTGGCAGCTGCGGGCGTGGCATCTTATACGACTCCATCGCAGGATTTGGTCAATACAAACCGCATTCTTCAATATCCGTTTATGATCGTGGCGTCGCTGTTGGGTTTATACGGCATCGTCGCATTAGGATTAGTCCTCGTCATCCACATGGTTTCCTTACGGTCATTTGGTGTTCCGTACATGGCACCACTTGCCCCATTTTCATGGCCAGAGATGCGTGACACCTTCATCCGAGCGCCCTGGTGGGCCATGAACCAGCGTCCACAGTTTTACGAATCCGTCAATTCGACACGAAACCGAGCTCCTAAACCATCCCCTCCTTCCAGGGATTCGACATGA
- a CDS encoding TnsD family Tn7-like transposition protein, producing MLPFFPDPYPDELLYSVLARYHRWSQNLSIKFTVTDLFDCSSASAIIEFPTRLNRLVSLFPDGSLYTAASLILNHTMFPLFQPFLPQERVDKILMNMKAEDKGMGIYCSTGLMASGVQRHRHLRYCPLCVHCDQSKYGEAYWHRIHQVSGVDICPEHQCCIENSHVVIGSKFNKHEYYRLSNLVVDMEQKPRFETCLPFELASQVAHGALWLLQNDTPSLGLNVLRMRYRQFLYQNGYLSPNGQIRQRQLLNDFTSLYGNEFLETVGCRVDAVHSESWLHRFVRSSRSSSHPLRHILVMCFLRTNPQQLLAKKLACSHEPFGSGPWPCLNAAADHYRANAVETCTVTRDYKLGVPVGTFTCSCGFIYSRRGPDQVETDRYRYGRIKQFGPVWEKKVTQLYVVEQRGLRETARMLRVDPRTIKHRVERLMDNKPQESVGHFSQNRETYRAKWHLLKDKNPNLTKTELRRSEPAVYAWLYRHDRQWIVSDVVSVQHPPEPYERVNWRLRDVELAKKVLDAAMRLYRQPGKPVRVTVSRLGKMTGNLGLLQKHISRLPVTDRVLNVAVESLEEYQVRRMKWAARQLHENGQPVERWILLKKAGLRPEPSTSVDLHVDLEVLKAKMLERNAGWP from the coding sequence TTGTTGCCGTTTTTCCCTGATCCGTATCCCGATGAGTTGTTGTACAGCGTTCTGGCACGATACCATCGTTGGAGTCAAAATCTGTCCATCAAATTCACCGTAACCGACCTCTTTGACTGTAGTTCTGCATCGGCAATTATTGAGTTTCCAACGCGTCTGAATCGTTTAGTGTCCCTCTTCCCCGATGGCTCGCTCTATACTGCTGCCTCACTCATCCTCAATCACACGATGTTCCCGCTATTCCAACCCTTTCTGCCTCAGGAACGGGTCGACAAGATACTTATGAATATGAAGGCTGAGGATAAAGGAATGGGTATTTATTGTTCTACTGGCCTGATGGCCAGTGGTGTGCAGCGCCATCGTCATCTTCGCTACTGTCCGCTTTGCGTCCACTGCGATCAGTCGAAATACGGAGAGGCGTATTGGCACAGAATACACCAAGTTTCCGGAGTGGACATCTGTCCAGAGCATCAGTGTTGTATCGAGAACAGTCATGTGGTGATAGGTTCAAAGTTCAACAAACACGAATACTACAGACTGAGTAATCTGGTGGTCGATATGGAGCAGAAGCCGCGGTTTGAAACATGTCTCCCATTTGAACTGGCTTCGCAAGTAGCGCACGGAGCCCTGTGGTTGCTTCAAAACGATACGCCAAGCCTTGGATTGAACGTTCTCCGCATGAGATACCGGCAATTCTTGTACCAAAATGGGTATCTATCGCCGAACGGACAAATACGGCAACGTCAACTGCTAAACGACTTCACGTCACTGTACGGAAATGAATTTCTTGAGACTGTAGGATGCCGCGTTGATGCAGTTCACTCTGAAAGTTGGCTTCATCGCTTCGTACGTTCTTCGCGATCTTCAAGTCATCCACTCCGCCACATTCTCGTGATGTGCTTCCTTAGAACGAATCCACAACAACTTCTAGCAAAAAAACTTGCCTGTTCTCACGAGCCTTTTGGTAGCGGTCCGTGGCCCTGTTTGAATGCTGCGGCTGACCACTATAGGGCGAATGCAGTTGAGACTTGCACGGTGACTCGAGACTATAAACTTGGGGTTCCAGTTGGCACCTTTACTTGTTCCTGTGGGTTTATCTATTCAAGACGTGGACCTGATCAGGTAGAAACGGATCGCTACAGGTATGGCCGTATCAAGCAATTTGGCCCGGTTTGGGAGAAGAAGGTCACTCAGTTATACGTAGTTGAGCAGCGAGGATTGCGAGAAACAGCAAGAATGCTGCGGGTGGATCCAAGGACCATTAAACATCGCGTGGAGCGATTGATGGATAATAAACCACAGGAATCAGTGGGCCATTTTTCTCAGAATCGAGAAACGTATCGAGCCAAATGGCACTTGCTCAAGGATAAAAATCCTAACCTAACCAAGACCGAGTTGAGGAGGTCGGAACCCGCTGTTTATGCTTGGCTCTATCGCCACGACCGACAATGGATTGTTTCCGATGTGGTATCCGTGCAACATCCACCAGAGCCGTACGAACGGGTAAACTGGAGGCTACGCGACGTTGAGCTAGCCAAGAAAGTGCTTGATGCGGCGATGAGGTTATACAGGCAACCAGGGAAACCCGTGCGAGTTACTGTAAGTCGGCTCGGGAAAATGACAGGAAATTTAGGATTATTACAGAAACACATTAGTAGACTTCCTGTAACTGACCGGGTTTTGAATGTTGCTGTGGAGAGCTTGGAGGAATACCAAGTTCGTCGAATGAAATGGGCTGCGAGACAGTTACATGAAAATGGACAGCCAGTTGAACGATGGATTCTCTTAAAAAAGGCCGGATTAAGGCCTGAACCGTCCACTTCGGTCGACCTACATGTTGATTTGGAAGTGTTAAAAGCTAAGATGTTGGAAAGGAATGCAGGTTGGCCATGA
- a CDS encoding Ger(x)C family spore germination protein: MTMGQHTRWIVSALLMGILLGVPGCKDLREVDDLNIVLAVGIDETQDQRIRVTTEIVDPANSRGPSSGAGTGKRDEATITRQQTGSTIEEAVGLLDEEVPRKLFLAHNSVIIFGHNYATHGIDRALDYLERNRSYRRNQLFVVTDGTASDLMTSSVTPEFYHATAMRSLVEQGMHKSTAVNSTQLSFMKQYLRPSHTPAMARLETAKNGIVPEGIGLFDGGQYKDYLTSAEVPALLRFMQDTQQTEITIPCTNKETPQGDMSQTYRILHTHTNVTPQVHGNEIRFFVNVRGQAEISRLCPGSKPTPQTYSKWEIQLDHTLQEQMQRVFTRLQKDDVDSVHFSDVLYKRNPILWQQMAHQWKELFPHIQVTYDVQVQLLRHGLASKSPDVEYSPEGLPPHAGREGVAP, from the coding sequence ATGACGATGGGACAACACACTCGGTGGATCGTTTCGGCTTTGTTGATGGGGATATTGCTCGGAGTACCTGGATGTAAAGACCTGCGAGAAGTCGATGATCTCAATATCGTGTTAGCCGTCGGTATCGACGAAACACAGGATCAACGGATTCGAGTCACCACAGAAATCGTGGATCCAGCGAATAGTCGTGGACCAAGCTCAGGTGCGGGTACGGGCAAGCGAGATGAAGCTACAATTACACGCCAACAAACCGGAAGTACCATCGAAGAGGCGGTCGGGCTATTGGATGAAGAAGTCCCAAGAAAGTTGTTTTTGGCCCATAATTCCGTGATTATATTCGGACATAACTATGCCACACACGGGATCGATCGCGCTCTGGATTATTTAGAGCGGAATCGGAGTTATCGGCGCAATCAATTGTTTGTGGTCACCGATGGTACCGCATCCGATTTGATGACGTCTTCGGTCACACCAGAGTTCTATCATGCAACGGCTATGCGTTCCCTAGTCGAACAAGGAATGCACAAATCCACTGCGGTGAACAGTACACAATTAAGTTTCATGAAACAATACCTGCGTCCTTCACACACTCCAGCGATGGCTCGTCTGGAGACGGCCAAAAACGGCATTGTTCCGGAAGGCATTGGGCTCTTTGATGGAGGTCAGTATAAAGATTATTTGACATCTGCAGAAGTTCCGGCATTGTTGCGGTTTATGCAGGACACTCAGCAAACTGAAATCACAATCCCTTGCACAAATAAAGAGACGCCACAAGGAGATATGAGTCAGACCTATCGCATCCTACACACTCATACGAACGTGACCCCGCAAGTTCACGGCAATGAGATCAGGTTTTTCGTGAATGTTCGTGGACAAGCAGAAATTTCACGGTTATGTCCTGGGAGTAAACCGACGCCTCAAACCTATTCAAAATGGGAGATCCAACTTGATCACACGCTTCAGGAACAGATGCAGCGCGTATTCACGCGGCTCCAGAAAGACGATGTGGACTCTGTCCACTTCTCCGATGTCCTCTATAAGAGAAATCCGATCCTCTGGCAACAAATGGCTCACCAGTGGAAGGAACTTTTTCCGCATATTCAAGTGACCTATGACGTTCAGGTCCAGCTGTTACGTCACGGTCTGGCTTCCAAATCTCCGGATGTGGAGTACTCTCCAGAAGGACTCCCTCCTCATGCTGGACGGGAAGGGGTTGCTCCTTGA